Below is a genomic region from Alkalinema sp. FACHB-956.
CATTGATCTCTCAATTGATGACTTCCTCGTATCTATTAGGACTATGACAATCACCGATTTTTTGAGCAATGATGGCGTGAGCCAGTGGAGTTGGCAAATTCTGCCCAAATTCCTAGGGGCGATCGTCATCCTACTCTGCACCAACTGGATTGGGACCTTGAGTGTTTCCATCAGTAAACGATTGCTCAATCGGATTGAACCGACCTTACAACGCTTCCTGTTGCAAGTCCTGAAAATCCTGATCTGGGTGGTGGGTAGTATTGCTGCGCTGAATACGATCGGGATTGAAACGACGACGCTAGTTGCAATTGTTGGGGCCGCAGGGTTAGCCGTGGGATTGGCACTGCAAAATAGCCTTTCCCACTTGGCCGCGGGCATTATGTTAATTAGCTTTCGCCACTTTGAAGTGGGAGACACGATCGAAGGAGGGGGCGTCTCCGGTGCAGTCGATAGTATTGGCCTCTTTTCCACCACGATTGTCACCGGGGATAATGTCCGGATTACGATTCCCAATAGTCAACTGTTCAGCGGAACCTTAAAAAATCAAACGGTGCTGGGAACCCGGCGCGTGGATATTCGCATTCCCATTGGTGATCGCCCGCTTCAACCTACGTTGCAGGATCTCCTCGCGATCGCAGAACACCATCCCAAAGTCCTGACCCACCCGAAACCCATTGCCCAAGTCACTGTAATTGGTACACACTCCACTACCATCAGCCTCAAGCCTTGGTGCCAATCCAGTGACTACGATCAAGTTCGGGCGGATATTCTGTACAGTGTGAAACGGCATCTTGAGCAATCCCAGACTCAATACCCCACTGTCGAGTCCACGATCGACCCGTCCTCCGATGCTTCCTCGATGAATGCTTGAGTCCATTAATTCGACCCGTATTACACCCCAGGTCACGGCCCACCGGTGTATAAGTTCTTACCCGTCAGCCGTCACCTAAGGGCGTTTGACTCGCGCAGTGGCTTCCCGCGTTGTCACCTTGGGAGCCGCGCCATTACTTTGCCCCCGTAATTCATTGATTTCCTGGTTGAGCTTACGGATCCGGCCAGAGAGGATACGGATTAAGTTGAGGGCAATTCCCGGCGTTTCATCGATCGCGGAGTAAAGTTGCTGCTGGGTAAGTTCTAAACACACACATCTTTCTAGGGCCGTAACCGAAGCCGATCGCGACTCAGAATCAAAAAGGGCCATTTCACCAAAAAATTCTTCTCGCCCTAGGCGTTTGAGTTCTTGATCACCAATATGAACTTTGACTTGTCCAGAGGCAATGATAAACATTGAACTGCCTTCTTCACCCTGGCGAATAATTGGCTGTTTGGCTTCAAACACTTCTTCTTCCATAACGGGGACGAGGCGGATCAAAAAATCCTCCCGCAGTTCCTCAAAAATAGGAACGCCTCGCACCAGTAATAGTCGGTCAAACAAATTCAGCATGTTGCTGGAAGATCAAGAGCCTGAAGATTAATCGCCTTGTTACTGAGTATGCCCTAAAAACCTAATTAAGGCGTCACTAAGAATATTCTACGGATAGCGGCTGCAATAGCAACCAACCAGTGGTTTAACCTACAAAAGTTTGTAATCGGCACCATCCTCCCAGGCTTCGAGTCTCTCAGGCTTAGAGTCTCCCAGGCTTAGAGTCTCCCAGGCTTACATGGGGCCTAGAATTGCGGTGTTAGGCATATCATCATCATCGGATCCAGAGGCCAGGGGACTAGACGATTGGGGCCCTAGCTGCTGAAGTTGATCGCGAATGTGGAACCGCAAAATCGGTTCAGGATCATTCTTCATGCGTGGCAACACATTCATGTAGGCCGCTGGGTACATCGACTGTAAGTAAGCCAATACTGCTTCTCTCAAAAAGCCACTGGAACTCCGGAGTCCACCCAAGACATGATGGCGCTCTAGGGACCACTGCTCCGCCCGAGCCAAGTGAAACCCGCAGGCTAAGACCCAGTCCGACAAAAAGTGTCTGAGATCCATGAGATGAATTAACCGATCGCTTGGTTCCATCGGTTGATAGGTAATCAAGCTACTTAAGCTTTGCAGTTGTTCTTGGAGTTCTAACTGTTCTTGACGGCTGAGGCGATGGCTAGTGCGCCGTAATTTCATCCCAGGGGTACTCCGGCCCGACTGAGCCCGAGGAATGCGTTCCAAAATGGTGAGGAAAGCCCGTTTTTGTGGAATGTCTAGCTTGTTGTCTAGAATTTCCAGACCTTGAGCCACGTTATCGGATGAGCCTGACTTGAGGTTGAAGGCGGCGGCTTGAATCGCGTCGGGTTCATAGAGGAATTGCATCAACATAAACAGGCGATCGACGCAGTCTAGCTGAATGGTGCGCAAGGCCCGCCGCAGCATTTCTTCGCAGGAACGGTGGGTAATTTGCCCAGACAGATCGAGAATCGCAGCGCTGGTTTGACCAATCAGCATTAGTTCCTGTTCGATCAGCATTTCAATTCCCGATCGCCCCAGCTTTTCTGCCGTTACTTCAATGCCCTCGTCCTTCGGCACCTTGATCAACGATCGTAGGATATGGGCTCGATCTTCCCCCCAACTGGTTGTTAGCCGATCCACCATAAAATCGAGGGCTTCGGTGGTGCTAATTTGCCCAATCACCATCCAAGCTGAACTGCGTACCGATTCGGGTTGCCGCCAATCGGTCACCAACAGTTGCAACTTGGGCAAGGACTCATTTTCCAAGTAAGTCAGGGCTTGCATGGCCACATGACGAGTTTCGGGGTCGTATAACCCGTCCACGAGAGCCGGGTAGCCCTTTTCGTAATGGGTCATGGAAATTGCTTCCAGCACCGATCGCCGCACAGAGATCGATGTTTCTTTCTTAACAATTTCACTCACGTAGATTTGCAAAGCTTGCAAATACTTAAGATGACGAATGGCATGGCACCCTTCCGATCGCTCCTGTTCCTGGGCGTGGGTCAACATCAGCCGCAGCACATTGGTTGCCTCGGCTTTCTGCTGGGGATTCCCCAATTCCACCATCAAGGCCGCAGCCGTGCCACGAATTGCCGGTGGGGACTGGGGTCGGATAAAAATACTCAGTTCTTTCAGGTCAGCATGGGGATCGGTCAAAAATACATAGCGCAGTGCCGCCGCGACGACCTCGGGGGGTGCCGAAAAATTGATTAATCGGCGGGCAGACACAATATGCTCAGGACTGGCATGATCCACCATAAATTCCAGTACCCGGCACTGGGCTTCGGGGGGGAATGACAGCAACATCGGAGCGAGAATCTCCGTTGCATTACGGGGATCAATTTGGAATAAGAGTTCAATACAAGCAAGTCGAGAATCTTCAAGGCCGGGTTTGCTGAGAGCTTCGATCGCAGCCCGTTTGAGTTCTTTAATCGTAGCGGGATTGGAACTCATGCCCAGTTGATCCTGACGGGCACTCAGAACCAAGATTTTGACGTAATCCCGTTGAATCAACCAGATATTGATCAGCCAAGCTGCTGCTAGCAGAATCATGCCACCGAAAAGCAGACTGCGCCAGTTGTCTGCCCCGAGGCTCTTCTGCCATCCTAGCCCCACCGAAGCCAAGAGTAATCCCCCCGTCAATCCCGTGGCGATCGGTTCTGCTGAGCCACGAACGCTGGCTTGGATGGCATTACTCCAGCGGGCTGGAATGGGTTGGAATAGGACAGGACTCACACTGGCTAGCAGGGTGAAATGAATCAATTCATAGAAGAACTTGAGGACTACAATCATCCAAAAGATGATGACCGTCAGTTCGCCGAATTGGGGCAGGTAGGGAAACAGGGCGATCGTGCTGCCAAACGCCAACACCAGAATGGGCAACAGTCCTGATGTTGCAAAAATGCCGAGGGTTTCTAAAATGCGGGGAGACAACCCCCATTGCATGATCAATTCCAAGATCCCCAAGACCCCTTGGAACAATCCTAAAAATCCTGCAATTCTTTCACTCCGAGTCACATTGGGCCCGACTGCTCCAAACCATTCCAACGGATTGGCCGTCAAGGATTCCAGTTGTTTAGAAAACTGGAAATCCACTAGCAGGAACATTGCTTCCGCTAGGACAAAGAACGCTAACAACAACCAGCGATAGTTCATAGACTGGCCGCGCAGTTGCTTAGTCGCTTCGGTATTGCTAGATTCTCGCCGGACGGAACTCCGGAAGTAGCGTTGCTGACGCTGGCTAATGGAAAAGAGCAGCCCGGCTCCCGTCAGTATCATGCCGAAGGCAACCCAGATGACCCCCGATAGGCCCAAGCGGCTGAGAACGAGGGGCAGGGCAAATCCGCTGAGCACATCGGCCACTAGGACGCCGCTA
It encodes:
- a CDS encoding cyclic nucleotide-binding domain-containing protein — protein: MLNLFDRLLLVRGVPIFEELREDFLIRLVPVMEEEVFEAKQPIIRQGEEGSSMFIIASGQVKVHIGDQELKRLGREEFFGEMALFDSESRSASVTALERCVCLELTQQQLYSAIDETPGIALNLIRILSGRIRKLNQEINELRGQSNGAAPKVTTREATARVKRP
- a CDS encoding mechanosensitive ion channel family protein, with the translated sequence MTITDFLSNDGVSQWSWQILPKFLGAIVILLCTNWIGTLSVSISKRLLNRIEPTLQRFLLQVLKILIWVVGSIAALNTIGIETTTLVAIVGAAGLAVGLALQNSLSHLAAGIMLISFRHFEVGDTIEGGGVSGAVDSIGLFSTTIVTGDNVRITIPNSQLFSGTLKNQTVLGTRRVDIRIPIGDRPLQPTLQDLLAIAEHHPKVLTHPKPIAQVTVIGTHSTTISLKPWCQSSDYDQVRADILYSVKRHLEQSQTQYPTVESTIDPSSDASSMNA
- a CDS encoding MFS transporter, whose amino-acid sequence is MTTGIQEPSKDNFGNKFLRWINLRPGEGERTFLMFASYAATSIGVLWLEATASAMFLEHFSADNLPVIYLASTLISIFLGSIYGWLQSFVAMRWLIVLVALLMAAPLPLFVMGFKAPEGIAIAGFTVFRVSVLLMRLWQQVLYVLSDLNTTITVNQLFNIREIKRAYPLISSGVLVADVLSGFALPLVLSRLGLSGVIWVAFGMILTGAGLLFSISQRQQRYFRSSVRRESSNTEATKQLRGQSMNYRWLLLAFFVLAEAMFLLVDFQFSKQLESLTANPLEWFGAVGPNVTRSERIAGFLGLFQGVLGILELIMQWGLSPRILETLGIFATSGLLPILVLAFGSTIALFPYLPQFGELTVIIFWMIVVLKFFYELIHFTLLASVSPVLFQPIPARWSNAIQASVRGSAEPIATGLTGGLLLASVGLGWQKSLGADNWRSLLFGGMILLAAAWLINIWLIQRDYVKILVLSARQDQLGMSSNPATIKELKRAAIEALSKPGLEDSRLACIELLFQIDPRNATEILAPMLLSFPPEAQCRVLEFMVDHASPEHIVSARRLINFSAPPEVVAAALRYVFLTDPHADLKELSIFIRPQSPPAIRGTAAALMVELGNPQQKAEATNVLRLMLTHAQEQERSEGCHAIRHLKYLQALQIYVSEIVKKETSISVRRSVLEAISMTHYEKGYPALVDGLYDPETRHVAMQALTYLENESLPKLQLLVTDWRQPESVRSSAWMVIGQISTTEALDFMVDRLTTSWGEDRAHILRSLIKVPKDEGIEVTAEKLGRSGIEMLIEQELMLIGQTSAAILDLSGQITHRSCEEMLRRALRTIQLDCVDRLFMLMQFLYEPDAIQAAAFNLKSGSSDNVAQGLEILDNKLDIPQKRAFLTILERIPRAQSGRSTPGMKLRRTSHRLSRQEQLELQEQLQSLSSLITYQPMEPSDRLIHLMDLRHFLSDWVLACGFHLARAEQWSLERHHVLGGLRSSSGFLREAVLAYLQSMYPAAYMNVLPRMKNDPEPILRFHIRDQLQQLGPQSSSPLASGSDDDDMPNTAILGPM